A genomic window from Spodoptera frugiperda isolate SF20-4 chromosome 29, AGI-APGP_CSIRO_Sfru_2.0, whole genome shotgun sequence includes:
- the LOC118268514 gene encoding centaurin-gamma-1A isoform X5, with protein MSHYRNSAEIPIILVGTQDAISESSPRVVDDNRARKLSNELRRCSYYETCATYGLNVERVFQDACQKIVGTRLSASSQCLSGGSRPVTPQPLVNSPSHNHSTFLYKETHIMPSTSTTKTKKVNMYRFDSLPRGHHTLSASSHHLHRGAQSFDASSNSSGISSTHVVEIHSTNGSDTSSRWGNSLGSHGSSSGLVSIATENNNVKFTAPHCLDNLQPPKDSKDLPTPSSTPTTSRKSRRRSNLFTPSKKGDDRLKNGELGSGRAIPLKQGYLYKKSSKALNKEWKKKYVTLCDDGRLTYHPSLHDYMEDVNGKEISLQYVTVKVPGQKPRGSKSIITTVPGYNGYSSLDIHDSIGGLSIGYKDKPTRATDKALMSAFDTMKEPATSRQSLASEVEVGSTNGQDKDTPHVKKRHRRMKSSGVKKDGDEEGEYATSCEFTIVSLDGKRWRWEVTGAAAGAAAAAERDAWVAAVEAQILASLQGRTSRQPMPTGANSTGDVRATYYIRRVNGNDKCCDCGAADPDWASLNLGVLICIECSGIHRNLGSHISRVRSLDLDEWPLSHVSVMVSLGNDLANSIWEADFRGHVKPMATSSREEKERWIRLKYERRAFLSSELVATGVEALRTAGARGGVAALARALAVPPPRAPASHDRALALRAAAAAGHLAAAQLLIWHNGNPNYPDADGHTCVFYARAAANHLSGIPTQYPKNLQLLCPLHPNPPHSTPSSATNSTSSNSSTKSSLKNPEPECNCIIFELLNAQSASKALVELLIGLQNNQYMNGYDHNGSVASFAHNTLGRPSLGPNLSLTNGKCGSVV; from the exons ATGTCCCATTATAGGAATTCCGCTGAGATTCCGATCATATTGGTCGGAACCCAAG ATGCCATAAGTGAAAGTAGTCCACGCGTGGTAGACGACAATCGTGCTCGCAAGTTATCGAATGAGCTACGAAGATGTTCTTACTATGAAACTTGTGCTACGTACGGTCTGAACGTGGAACGAGTCTTCCAAGACG CATGTCAGAAGATTGTGGGCACTAGATTGTCCGCCTCGTCGCAATGCTTGTCTGGAGGTTCCAGGCCTGTGACTCCACAGCCGTTAGTGAATTCGCCAAGCCACAACCATTCAACATTCCTGTACAAG gaAACTCATATTATGCCTTCTACATctactacaaaaacaaaaaaggtcAACATGTACAGATTT GACTCTCTACCACGTGGCCATCACACCCTATCAGCGTCGTCCCACCACCTGCACCGAGGCGCTCAATCCTTCGACGCCTCATCAAACAGCAGCGGAATCTCCTCAACCCACGTCGTCGAAATCCACAGCACGAATGGATCCGACACCTCCTCACGATGGGGCAACTCCCTCGGCAGCCATGGCTCCTCATCAGGCCTCGTGTCCATAGCAACGGAGAATAACAACGTCAAGTTCACCGCTCCACACTGCCTTGATAACCTGCAACCTCCCAAGGATTCTAAGGATCTACCCACTCCATCTTCTACTCCTACAACGTCAAGGAAATCTCGAAGGAGATCGAATCTCTTTACTCCTTCCAAAAAGGGAGATGATAGGTTGAAGAATGGGGAGCTTGGCTCTGGTAGAGCGATTCCTCTGAAGCAAGGATATTTGTACAAGAAGAGCAGCAAGGCTTTGAATAAGGAGTGGAAGAAGAAATATGTGACGCTCTGCGATGATGGCAGGTTGACTTACCACCCTAGCTTACAT GACTACATGGAAGATGTGAACGGCAAGGAGATATCCCTGCAGTACGTGACGGTGAAGGTGCCTGGTCAGAAGCCGAGGGGCTCCAAGTCCATCATCACCACCGTCCCGGGCTACAACGGGTACAGCAGTCTCGACATACATGATAGTATCGGGGGACTGTCTATCG GCTACAAAGACAAACCAACTCGGGCGACAGACAAAGCCCTAATGTCTGCGTTCGACACGATGAAGGAGCCCGCGACGAGTCGACAGTCGCTCGCGTCCGAGGTAGAGGTCGGCTCCACCAATGGACAGGACAAGGACACGCCACATGTCAAGAAGAGGCATCGCCGGATGAAGAGCAGTGGCGTTAAGAAAGATGGGGATGAAG AGGGAGAATACGCGACATCGTGCGAGTTCACGATAGTGAGCCTGGACGGCAAGCGCTGGCGGTGGGAGGTGACGGGCGCGGCCGcgggcgccgccgccgccgccgagcGCGACGCCTGGGTCGCCGCCGTCGAGGCGCAGATACTCGCCTCGCTGCAGGGACGG ACGTCCCGGCAGCCAATGCCGACGGGTGCTAACTCTACGGGCGACGTCCGCGCCACCTACTACATACGCCGCGTCAACGGGAACGACAAGTGCTGCGACTGCGGCGCCGCTG ACCCAGACTGGGCGAGCCTGAACCTAGGCGTGTTGATCTGCATCGAGTGCTCCGGCATACACAGGAACCTCGGCTCGCATATATCGCGGGTGCGATCCCTCGACCTCGATGAGTGGCC ATTGAGCCACGTGAGTGTAATGGTGTCGTTGGGCAACGATCTGGCGAATTCAATATGGGAGGCTGATTTCAGAGGCCACGTCAAACCTATGGCCACATCTAGTCGAGAAGAGAAAGAAAG ATGGATCCGGCTGAAGTACGAGCGGCGCGCGTTCCTGAGCTCGGAGTTGGTGGCGACGGGCGTGGAGGCGCTGCGCACGGCGGGTGCGCGCGGCGGCGTGGCGGCGCTGGCGCGGGCCTTGGCAGTCCCGCCCCCCCGCGCGCCCGCAAGCCACGACCGCGCGCTCGCactgcgcgccgccgccgccgccggacATCTCGCCGCCGCGCAGCTGCTCATATGG CACAACGGCAACCCGAACTACCCGGACGCGGACGGGCACACGTGCGTGTTCtacgcgcgcgccgccgccaaCCACCTGTCGGGCATCCCCACGCAGTACCCCAAGAACCTGCAGCTCCTATGTCCGCTGCACCCCAACCCGCCCCACTCCACCCCCAGCTCCGCCACCAACTCCACCAGCTCCAACTCCAGCACCAAGAGCTCTCTAAAGAACCCGGAGCCAGAATGCAACTGCATCATCTTCGAGCTACTCAACGCCCAAAGTGCGAGCAAAGCCCTCGTGGAGCTCCTGATTGGCTTACAGAACAACCAGTACATGAACGGGTACGACCACAACGGCAGTGTTGCCAGCTTCGCGCACAATACTCTAGGGCGGCCATCTTTAGGGCCGAACCTATCGTTAACGAATGGTAAGTGCGGCAGCGTAGTGTAA
- the LOC118268514 gene encoding centaurin-gamma-1A isoform X6 encodes MERTLIFKSNMSPISSLRRRSSCYNIQRAEERDRRKSSKFESCQKIVGTRLSASSQCLSGGSRPVTPQPLVNSPSHNHSTFLYKETHIMPSTSTTKTKKVNMYRFDSLPRGHHTLSASSHHLHRGAQSFDASSNSSGISSTHVVEIHSTNGSDTSSRWGNSLGSHGSSSGLVSIATENNNVKFTAPHCLDNLQPPKDSKDLPTPSSTPTTSRKSRRRSNLFTPSKKGDDRLKNGELGSGRAIPLKQGYLYKKSSKALNKEWKKKYVTLCDDGRLTYHPSLHDYMEDVNGKEISLQYVTVKVPGQKPRGSKSIITTVPGYNGYSSLDIHDSIGGLSIGYKDKPTRATDKALMSAFDTMKEPATSRQSLASEVEVGSTNGQDKDTPHVKKRHRRMKSSGVKKDGDEEGEYATSCEFTIVSLDGKRWRWEVTGAAAGAAAAAERDAWVAAVEAQILASLQGRTSRQPMPTGANSTGDVRATYYIRRVNGNDKCCDCGAADPDWASLNLGVLICIECSGIHRNLGSHISRVRSLDLDEWPLSHVSVMVSLGNDLANSIWEADFRGHVKPMATSSREEKERWIRLKYERRAFLSSELVATGVEALRTAGARGGVAALARALAVPPPRAPASHDRALALRAAAAAGHLAAAQLLIWHNGNPNYPDADGHTCVFYARAAANHLSGIPTQYPKNLQLLCPLHPNPPHSTPSSATNSTSSNSSTKSSLKNPEPECNCIIFELLNAQSASKALVELLIGLQNNQYMNGYDHNGSVASFAHNTLGRPSLGPNLSLTNGKCGSVV; translated from the exons ATGGAGAGAACACTTATTTTTAAGTCTAACATGTCGCCTATATCGAGTTTGAGGCGTCGCAGTTCGTGCTACAACATTCAAAGAGCGGAGGAACGCGATCGTAGGAAATCGTCTAAATTTGAAT CATGTCAGAAGATTGTGGGCACTAGATTGTCCGCCTCGTCGCAATGCTTGTCTGGAGGTTCCAGGCCTGTGACTCCACAGCCGTTAGTGAATTCGCCAAGCCACAACCATTCAACATTCCTGTACAAG gaAACTCATATTATGCCTTCTACATctactacaaaaacaaaaaaggtcAACATGTACAGATTT GACTCTCTACCACGTGGCCATCACACCCTATCAGCGTCGTCCCACCACCTGCACCGAGGCGCTCAATCCTTCGACGCCTCATCAAACAGCAGCGGAATCTCCTCAACCCACGTCGTCGAAATCCACAGCACGAATGGATCCGACACCTCCTCACGATGGGGCAACTCCCTCGGCAGCCATGGCTCCTCATCAGGCCTCGTGTCCATAGCAACGGAGAATAACAACGTCAAGTTCACCGCTCCACACTGCCTTGATAACCTGCAACCTCCCAAGGATTCTAAGGATCTACCCACTCCATCTTCTACTCCTACAACGTCAAGGAAATCTCGAAGGAGATCGAATCTCTTTACTCCTTCCAAAAAGGGAGATGATAGGTTGAAGAATGGGGAGCTTGGCTCTGGTAGAGCGATTCCTCTGAAGCAAGGATATTTGTACAAGAAGAGCAGCAAGGCTTTGAATAAGGAGTGGAAGAAGAAATATGTGACGCTCTGCGATGATGGCAGGTTGACTTACCACCCTAGCTTACAT GACTACATGGAAGATGTGAACGGCAAGGAGATATCCCTGCAGTACGTGACGGTGAAGGTGCCTGGTCAGAAGCCGAGGGGCTCCAAGTCCATCATCACCACCGTCCCGGGCTACAACGGGTACAGCAGTCTCGACATACATGATAGTATCGGGGGACTGTCTATCG GCTACAAAGACAAACCAACTCGGGCGACAGACAAAGCCCTAATGTCTGCGTTCGACACGATGAAGGAGCCCGCGACGAGTCGACAGTCGCTCGCGTCCGAGGTAGAGGTCGGCTCCACCAATGGACAGGACAAGGACACGCCACATGTCAAGAAGAGGCATCGCCGGATGAAGAGCAGTGGCGTTAAGAAAGATGGGGATGAAG AGGGAGAATACGCGACATCGTGCGAGTTCACGATAGTGAGCCTGGACGGCAAGCGCTGGCGGTGGGAGGTGACGGGCGCGGCCGcgggcgccgccgccgccgccgagcGCGACGCCTGGGTCGCCGCCGTCGAGGCGCAGATACTCGCCTCGCTGCAGGGACGG ACGTCCCGGCAGCCAATGCCGACGGGTGCTAACTCTACGGGCGACGTCCGCGCCACCTACTACATACGCCGCGTCAACGGGAACGACAAGTGCTGCGACTGCGGCGCCGCTG ACCCAGACTGGGCGAGCCTGAACCTAGGCGTGTTGATCTGCATCGAGTGCTCCGGCATACACAGGAACCTCGGCTCGCATATATCGCGGGTGCGATCCCTCGACCTCGATGAGTGGCC ATTGAGCCACGTGAGTGTAATGGTGTCGTTGGGCAACGATCTGGCGAATTCAATATGGGAGGCTGATTTCAGAGGCCACGTCAAACCTATGGCCACATCTAGTCGAGAAGAGAAAGAAAG ATGGATCCGGCTGAAGTACGAGCGGCGCGCGTTCCTGAGCTCGGAGTTGGTGGCGACGGGCGTGGAGGCGCTGCGCACGGCGGGTGCGCGCGGCGGCGTGGCGGCGCTGGCGCGGGCCTTGGCAGTCCCGCCCCCCCGCGCGCCCGCAAGCCACGACCGCGCGCTCGCactgcgcgccgccgccgccgccggacATCTCGCCGCCGCGCAGCTGCTCATATGG CACAACGGCAACCCGAACTACCCGGACGCGGACGGGCACACGTGCGTGTTCtacgcgcgcgccgccgccaaCCACCTGTCGGGCATCCCCACGCAGTACCCCAAGAACCTGCAGCTCCTATGTCCGCTGCACCCCAACCCGCCCCACTCCACCCCCAGCTCCGCCACCAACTCCACCAGCTCCAACTCCAGCACCAAGAGCTCTCTAAAGAACCCGGAGCCAGAATGCAACTGCATCATCTTCGAGCTACTCAACGCCCAAAGTGCGAGCAAAGCCCTCGTGGAGCTCCTGATTGGCTTACAGAACAACCAGTACATGAACGGGTACGACCACAACGGCAGTGTTGCCAGCTTCGCGCACAATACTCTAGGGCGGCCATCTTTAGGGCCGAACCTATCGTTAACGAATGGTAAGTGCGGCAGCGTAGTGTAA